One part of the Cyclobacteriaceae bacterium genome encodes these proteins:
- a CDS encoding PhoH family protein, with product MSKGKKEKKIFVLDTSVIIYEHNSILNFDEHDVGIPITVLEELDNFKKGNDTKNFEAREFIRLIDKLAKDQMLHQWNPINGKGKGDFKVVMDTGGTGTLDANRVFNEDKPDHRILNSALLLQKEEKGRKVVLVSKDVNLRLKAKALGLHAEDYTTGKVQNISSLYSGNTVIEDVDSNAINLIYEKGYCPPNEILGKVKPEKNHYYILKSGKKSVLAYYNPFNEMVEQVEKRSIYGVKPRNAEQTFAIHALLKPEIKLVSLQGIAGTGKTLIALAASLEQKREFKQIYLARPIVPLSNKDIGYLPGDIKSKLNPYMEPLWDNLKFIQNQYNETDKEYSKITEMVNQEKLVITPLAYIRGRSLSNICFIVDEAQNLTPHEVKTIITRAGENTKIIFTGDIYQIDTPYLDAQSNGLSYLIDRLKGNELYAHITLEKGERSELANLANNLL from the coding sequence ATGTCAAAGGGAAAAAAAGAAAAGAAGATATTCGTACTGGATACCTCGGTTATCATTTATGAACACAACTCCATACTCAATTTTGATGAACACGATGTGGGCATACCCATAACCGTACTGGAGGAACTGGACAATTTTAAAAAGGGAAACGACACCAAAAATTTTGAGGCCCGTGAGTTTATCCGCCTCATTGATAAACTCGCCAAAGATCAAATGCTTCACCAATGGAACCCCATTAACGGCAAAGGCAAAGGCGATTTTAAAGTAGTGATGGATACCGGGGGCACCGGAACACTTGATGCCAACCGTGTTTTTAATGAAGACAAGCCCGACCACCGCATATTAAATTCAGCATTGTTGCTGCAAAAAGAAGAGAAAGGAAGAAAGGTGGTTTTGGTTTCCAAGGATGTGAACCTTCGTTTAAAGGCCAAAGCCTTGGGCCTTCATGCTGAAGATTATACTACCGGCAAAGTCCAGAATATTTCTTCGCTGTATTCAGGCAATACGGTAATTGAAGATGTGGATTCAAATGCCATTAACCTTATTTACGAAAAGGGTTATTGCCCGCCCAATGAAATACTCGGAAAAGTAAAGCCTGAGAAAAACCATTATTACATATTAAAGAGCGGTAAAAAATCGGTGCTCGCTTACTATAATCCATTTAACGAAATGGTGGAGCAGGTTGAAAAACGATCGATTTATGGGGTGAAGCCGCGCAATGCCGAACAGACATTCGCCATCCATGCCTTACTCAAACCTGAAATTAAGTTGGTTTCACTTCAGGGTATTGCTGGTACCGGAAAAACACTGATTGCACTGGCTGCTTCACTGGAACAAAAACGTGAATTCAAACAAATCTATCTGGCAAGACCTATCGTACCCCTTAGCAATAAAGACATCGGCTATTTACCAGGAGATATTAAATCCAAATTGAACCCTTATATGGAGCCGCTTTGGGACAACCTGAAGTTTATCCAAAATCAATACAACGAAACCGATAAGGAGTACTCCAAAATTACCGAAATGGTAAATCAGGAGAAACTGGTTATTACCCCACTGGCTTACATACGCGGTCGAAGCCTTTCCAACATTTGCTTTATTGTTGACGAAGCGCAAAACCTTACCCCGCACGAGGTAAAAACCATCATTACCCGTGCGGGTGAAAACACCAAAATAATTTTTACAGGCGATATCTACCAGATTGACACGCCATACCTGGATGCCCAAAGTAACGGGCTGTCGTACCTGATTGACCGGTTAAAGGGCAACGAGCTTTATGCCCACATTACCCTCGAAAAGGGCGAACGTTCAGAGTTGGCCAACCTGGCTAATAACCTGTTATAA
- a CDS encoding ATP-binding protein, which yields MKPKKMMTMRHSEGIGVDREKLKALRELVAKGEGEHLEFKRKATHPEKIAREMIAFANSKGGTLLIGVADDGSIPGVKFPEEELYAVLKTLSKLTRPSISFKKEIISISPNRYVVSLQVPSGKRKPYFIRESRRKKHCYIRKADMSIKASWEVQKIIQLQIRKTDVQFTYGEHEQKLFRYLDKSNHITLMEFTALSGLNKYQASSLLIQLVLANLLKIEPHEKGDQYFIR from the coding sequence ATGAAACCGAAGAAGATGATGACGATGCGGCATTCGGAGGGAATCGGGGTAGATCGTGAGAAGTTAAAAGCGCTGCGCGAATTGGTAGCCAAAGGAGAAGGAGAGCACCTGGAATTTAAACGCAAAGCAACGCATCCTGAAAAAATTGCGCGGGAGATGATTGCCTTTGCCAACAGCAAAGGAGGAACATTGTTGATTGGGGTAGCCGATGACGGCAGCATACCCGGGGTTAAGTTTCCTGAGGAGGAACTGTATGCTGTGCTTAAAACTCTCTCAAAGCTAACCCGGCCCAGCATCAGCTTTAAAAAAGAAATCATCTCCATTTCACCCAACCGGTATGTCGTTTCGTTACAGGTACCTTCAGGTAAAAGAAAACCCTATTTTATCCGTGAAAGCAGGCGTAAGAAACATTGCTATATACGTAAAGCTGACATGAGCATAAAAGCAAGCTGGGAGGTTCAAAAAATCATTCAACTACAAATTAGAAAAACTGACGTTCAGTTTACGTATGGCGAACATGAGCAAAAACTTTTTCGCTACCTGGACAAATCAAATCATATCACCCTTATGGAATTTACTGCACTTAGCGGCCTAAACAAGTACCAGGCGTCTTCTCTGTTAATTCAACTTGTTCTTGCCAATCTTCTTAAAATAGAACCTCATGAAAAAGGCGATCAATACTTTATTCGCTAA
- a CDS encoding sigma 54-interacting transcriptional regulator, with protein sequence MDIQKIKTLKQLKSSGYNTKSVKDELRTNLIEKKRKKEPVFSGIWGYEETVIPDLERAILAGHNINLLGLRGQAKTRIARLMINLLDEYIPVVEGSELNDDPLQPISRFSIDKINELRDDTPVSWLHRNDRYTEKLATPDVSIADLIGDVDPIKAATLKLPYSDERVIHFGLIPRSHRGIFVINELPDLQARIQVALFNILQEGDIQIRGFKIRLPLDIQFVFTANPEDYTNRGSIVTPLKDRIDSQIITHYPKTIDIGKHITRQEASLKKDQQELVAVHELATDLIEQVAFEARASEFIDSKSGVSARLTISAYETLIAAAERRALLTGEKNTHVRIADLYSIIPSITGKVELVYEGEQEGPGIVAQNLIGKAIRTQFVNYFPDPDKFRKQKDKSPYKTITDWFGEGNKADLLHESDDKAYEQVLKSIPGLKTLVQAYHPNQPVAFQLLLMEFALHGLAEYSLISKHNLTAGHQFKDLLSSMFNLPNDDDDETEEDDDDAAFGGNRGRS encoded by the coding sequence ATGGACATACAGAAGATAAAAACCCTGAAACAATTAAAATCCTCGGGCTATAATACAAAATCGGTAAAGGACGAACTGCGCACTAACCTGATCGAAAAAAAAAGAAAAAAAGAACCGGTATTCAGTGGCATTTGGGGCTATGAAGAAACGGTAATACCTGACCTGGAACGGGCCATACTGGCAGGGCACAACATTAATTTATTGGGTTTGCGAGGGCAGGCCAAAACGCGCATTGCACGTTTAATGATAAACCTGTTGGATGAATATATACCCGTAGTGGAAGGTTCGGAATTAAATGACGACCCGCTTCAACCCATCTCCCGATTCAGTATAGATAAAATAAATGAGCTCCGTGACGATACCCCCGTTTCCTGGCTCCACCGGAATGATCGGTACACCGAAAAACTCGCCACCCCCGATGTTTCCATTGCTGACCTTATTGGTGATGTTGACCCGATAAAGGCTGCCACACTTAAGCTACCCTATTCCGATGAGCGCGTAATCCATTTTGGTTTAATTCCACGGTCGCATCGCGGCATTTTTGTTATCAATGAATTGCCCGATTTACAGGCACGTATTCAAGTAGCACTTTTTAACATCCTGCAGGAAGGCGATATTCAAATCCGCGGCTTTAAAATACGCCTGCCGCTCGACATCCAATTTGTGTTCACCGCCAACCCCGAGGATTACACCAACCGCGGCAGCATTGTAACGCCCTTGAAAGACCGTATTGATAGCCAGATCATAACACACTACCCCAAAACCATCGACATAGGCAAGCACATTACCCGGCAGGAAGCTTCATTAAAAAAAGATCAACAAGAACTGGTTGCTGTGCATGAGTTGGCCACTGACCTTATTGAACAGGTTGCATTTGAAGCGCGTGCCAGCGAGTTTATTGATTCAAAAAGTGGGGTGTCGGCACGGCTAACCATTTCAGCGTATGAAACACTTATAGCTGCGGCTGAGCGAAGGGCGCTTTTAACTGGCGAAAAGAACACCCATGTGCGCATAGCTGACCTTTACAGCATTATTCCATCCATTACAGGTAAGGTTGAATTGGTTTATGAAGGCGAACAAGAAGGCCCAGGCATTGTAGCACAAAACCTTATTGGAAAAGCTATCCGCACGCAGTTTGTTAATTACTTCCCCGACCCGGATAAATTCAGGAAACAAAAAGATAAGAGCCCCTATAAAACCATTACCGATTGGTTTGGTGAAGGCAACAAAGCCGACCTGTTACACGAAAGTGACGACAAGGCTTATGAACAGGTACTAAAAAGTATACCCGGCTTAAAAACTCTTGTACAGGCTTATCACCCTAATCAGCCGGTTGCATTCCAGTTATTACTGATGGAATTTGCACTCCATGGCCTGGCCGAATACAGTTTAATCAGCAAACACAACCTCACCGCTGGACATCAGTTTAAAGATTTATTAAGTTCCATGTTTAATCTCCCTAACGATGATGACGATGAAACCGAAGAAGATGATGACGATGCGGCATTCGGAGGGAATCGGGGTAGATCGTGA
- a CDS encoding sterol desaturase family protein, translating into MATIVEVTPKNKGTKQLFKNPILERLTRTHISVPLTVFFFYAAALLYWSITHTSLSPALTTLLFFIGWLAFTWVEYNVHRYVFHMKAHTEKRKELQYTMHGVHHEFPKDKDRLAMPPVLSITIATVLLLLLRLVMGDFVFAFLPGFLVGYASYLGVHYMVHAYQPPKNFLKALWVNHSIHHYKDGEIVFGVSSPLWDYIYGTMKEKPKSA; encoded by the coding sequence ATGGCAACAATAGTAGAGGTGACACCGAAAAACAAAGGAACAAAGCAACTCTTTAAAAACCCGATACTCGAACGGTTAACACGCACGCACATTTCTGTACCGCTTACCGTATTTTTTTTCTATGCTGCGGCATTATTGTATTGGAGCATTACACACACATCGCTCAGCCCCGCACTAACAACCTTATTATTCTTCATCGGTTGGCTGGCATTTACCTGGGTTGAGTATAATGTACACCGGTATGTGTTCCATATGAAGGCCCACACTGAAAAAAGAAAAGAATTGCAGTATACCATGCATGGGGTACACCACGAATTTCCCAAGGATAAGGATCGGTTGGCTATGCCACCTGTGTTAAGCATAACCATAGCTACAGTGTTATTGCTATTGCTACGGTTGGTTATGGGCGACTTTGTTTTTGCTTTCTTGCCCGGATTTCTGGTAGGCTATGCCAGTTACCTGGGCGTACATTACATGGTACATGCCTATCAACCCCCAAAAAACTTTTTAAAAGCCCTTTGGGTAAACCATAGCATCCATCATTATAAAGACGGTGAAATAGTATTTGGGGTGTCCTCCCCTTTGTGGGATTACATTTATGGAACCATGAAGGAGAAGCCAAAATCCGCTTAA
- the bshA gene encoding N-acetyl-alpha-D-glucosaminyl L-malate synthase BshA has translation MKIGIVCYPTFGGSGVVATELGKALAQEGHQVHFITYSQPSRLDFLNENIFYHEVEFRSYPLFEYPPYELALASKMVSVAMNEKLDLLHVHYAIPHASAAYMAKQILKTQGIVMPVVTTLHGTDITLVGKDASYEPVVTFSINQSDGVTAVSEDLKRETFEHFKITNEIKVIPNFIDLEKFKKQKKDHFKKAICPEGEMLIVHTSNFRKVKRIGDVIQVFYNIQKEIPAKLLMIGDGPERVGAEQQCRDLGICNNIRFLGKLEAVEEVLSVADLFLMPSEKESFGLAALEAMACEVPVISSNTGGIPELNSQGVTGFLSNVGDIEDMTRKALFVLDKNNLPRFKQNALNRAKEFDISRILPQYEEYYARVIEKTNVNAIR, from the coding sequence ATCAAGATAGGTATAGTATGTTACCCAACCTTTGGCGGCAGCGGTGTAGTGGCCACCGAACTGGGAAAAGCGTTAGCCCAGGAAGGGCATCAGGTTCATTTTATAACGTATTCGCAGCCCAGCCGGCTGGACTTCCTGAATGAAAATATATTCTACCATGAAGTAGAATTCCGGTCGTACCCGTTGTTTGAATATCCGCCTTATGAATTAGCACTGGCCAGTAAAATGGTAAGTGTGGCCATGAACGAAAAACTCGACCTGTTGCACGTGCACTATGCCATTCCACATGCCTCGGCTGCTTATATGGCCAAACAGATACTAAAGACGCAGGGCATTGTTATGCCGGTCGTTACAACCTTGCACGGAACCGACATTACATTGGTGGGCAAAGATGCTTCGTATGAACCGGTAGTTACGTTCAGCATTAACCAATCCGATGGTGTAACAGCCGTATCAGAAGATTTAAAAAGAGAAACGTTCGAGCATTTTAAAATTACCAACGAAATTAAAGTAATACCCAACTTCATCGACCTGGAGAAATTCAAAAAGCAAAAGAAGGACCATTTCAAAAAAGCCATTTGTCCCGAAGGCGAAATGTTGATCGTGCACACGTCCAACTTTCGTAAAGTGAAACGGATTGGTGACGTTATTCAGGTATTCTACAACATCCAAAAAGAAATTCCCGCCAAATTGCTAATGATTGGCGATGGCCCCGAGCGGGTTGGGGCAGAACAACAATGCCGCGACCTGGGCATCTGTAATAACATCCGGTTTCTCGGCAAACTGGAAGCCGTAGAGGAGGTACTTTCGGTGGCCGATTTGTTTTTAATGCCCTCTGAGAAGGAGAGCTTCGGGTTGGCCGCCCTGGAGGCTATGGCCTGCGAAGTGCCGGTGATTTCATCCAACACCGGGGGGATACCCGAATTGAATAGCCAAGGCGTAACCGGCTTTTTGAGCAACGTTGGCGACATTGAAGACATGACACGCAAGGCACTTTTTGTACTGGATAAAAACAACCTCCCGCGTTTCAAGCAAAATGCGCTTAACCGGGCAAAAGAATTCGACATCAGTCGTATACTACCTCAGTATGAAGAATATTATGCCAGGGTTATCGAAAAAACCAACGTAAATGCTATCCGTTAA
- a CDS encoding serine hydrolase produces MALFSFNYKKANGLNLKKVWLALSLACIGVLQVFGQSSREKWVDSVFQNLTFEAKIGQLIMMPVDAYAGDSERDKLLNLVNNVGIGGIVLTRGGPVTQQQLVKDLQAKSSVPLLVGLNAEEGLGSTLDSTLVFPQTLMLGALQDDSLLYYFGSEVGRQLKELGVHITFAPTADLSTTFKTDELVNHTFGENPGRVAHAAVLYMKGLQHAGIIPVAKHYPHYGLKVTGYAKGIPIMGLAQDDRQSLYPLRQLIENGCPAILSSYTHDPIFPDRRKIVQKKKRIVPEALPTLYTADYLKRNFNFQGLVFSYVPDVKVVLKKHQPGDSEIYAFLAGNDILLFPENIGATIRKLRRQLKKNPVLQAQLNERVKKVLAFKYDAGLPTPEPQAPENLYETLNTIEARVLRRDLYEKSVSIVYDDEQLVPIKILENTTFASLSIGERKENEFSNYLSRYAPFDHYQFHQPDEDTTQLLEELKKYDVVVAAVFLTSSGILSKYPALLDELAKHTRVVVCNFGPPSKLSLFTAPKTIVQAFVDDALMRRTVPQILFGGLEANGKLPLSINEKIGEGSGKIAPSLGRLSYAIPEAVGVSSQSLERISAIVREAIDTHATPGCQVLIAKNGKVIYERSFGWHTYDNNQPVTDETIYDLASMTKVLGTLQAVMFLYDRGLIDINRKVSYYLPELRTTNKKDINLKDVLAHQAGLLAFVPLWPQTMKNEKEFLPYYYNSKRTEKYSLQVSPNLFAAPVIRDSLWKWTFESRMIEKTTRTPYTLRYSDIGFWLMHRLSEKLLNQPMDDFLWQNLYEPMGASTTGFNPLNRFPPSRIAPTEYDKIFRKDMIHGTVHDERAAMMGGVAGHAGLFSTAHDVAKLGQMLLQNGYYGGHQYLKPETVELFTAKQFENSRRGLGWDKPIQSDWATPTSLFSSPRTFGHTGFTGTCIWIDPEFELVYVFLSNRVYPDRSSKLITANIRSRIQDVIYQSIFDYCQYPNPFLWSRSR; encoded by the coding sequence ATGGCTCTATTCAGCTTCAATTACAAAAAAGCAAACGGCTTGAACCTTAAAAAAGTTTGGTTGGCGCTCTCCCTTGCCTGCATTGGTGTTTTACAGGTTTTTGGACAAAGTAGCCGCGAAAAATGGGTGGACAGTGTATTTCAGAACTTAACGTTTGAAGCTAAAATAGGCCAGCTTATCATGATGCCGGTGGATGCCTATGCAGGCGATTCAGAAAGAGATAAACTGCTAAACCTGGTCAATAATGTTGGCATCGGAGGCATTGTATTAACGCGTGGCGGGCCTGTAACACAACAACAGTTAGTAAAAGATCTGCAAGCAAAATCATCGGTGCCCCTGCTGGTGGGGTTAAATGCAGAGGAAGGGTTGGGTTCAACACTGGACAGCACATTGGTGTTTCCGCAAACGCTTATGTTGGGTGCCCTTCAGGATGACAGCCTTCTTTATTACTTCGGTAGTGAAGTAGGCCGTCAGCTCAAGGAACTGGGTGTACATATTACATTTGCCCCAACAGCCGATTTAAGCACCACGTTTAAAACAGATGAGCTGGTAAACCACACCTTTGGAGAGAACCCCGGGCGCGTAGCCCATGCAGCCGTACTGTACATGAAAGGCCTTCAACATGCCGGCATTATACCGGTGGCCAAACATTACCCACATTATGGCCTTAAAGTTACCGGTTATGCCAAAGGCATACCGATTATGGGCCTTGCTCAAGACGACAGGCAATCGTTATATCCCCTCCGCCAATTGATTGAAAACGGGTGCCCGGCCATTTTATCATCGTACACACATGATCCGATTTTTCCCGACCGCAGGAAAATTGTGCAAAAGAAAAAACGGATTGTGCCCGAAGCGCTGCCAACACTATACACAGCCGATTACTTGAAAAGAAATTTTAATTTTCAAGGGCTTGTTTTTAGTTATGTTCCCGATGTTAAAGTTGTACTAAAAAAACATCAACCCGGTGATTCCGAGATTTATGCTTTCCTTGCCGGAAATGACATTTTGTTATTTCCCGAAAATATCGGGGCAACCATTCGCAAGCTACGCAGGCAATTAAAAAAGAATCCCGTACTACAAGCGCAGCTCAATGAACGCGTAAAAAAAGTGTTGGCCTTTAAGTACGATGCGGGCTTACCCACACCTGAACCACAAGCCCCGGAAAATCTTTATGAAACACTAAACACCATTGAGGCCAGGGTACTCAGGCGTGATCTTTATGAAAAATCTGTTTCCATTGTATACGATGATGAGCAGTTAGTGCCCATAAAGATACTGGAGAATACAACCTTCGCCTCGCTCTCCATTGGTGAACGGAAAGAAAATGAATTCAGCAATTATCTTTCACGTTATGCTCCATTCGATCATTATCAGTTCCATCAGCCCGATGAGGACACTACACAACTACTGGAAGAGTTAAAGAAATACGATGTGGTGGTGGCTGCTGTATTCCTTACCAGTTCAGGAATACTATCCAAATACCCTGCCCTGCTGGATGAATTGGCGAAACATACCCGGGTAGTGGTATGCAATTTCGGTCCGCCATCAAAACTTAGCTTGTTCACAGCACCGAAAACTATTGTACAAGCCTTTGTTGATGATGCCCTTATGCGCAGGACAGTACCTCAGATTTTATTTGGCGGGCTGGAGGCCAACGGTAAACTTCCGCTTTCCATTAATGAAAAGATTGGCGAGGGTTCAGGCAAAATCGCGCCTTCGCTCGGCAGGCTGTCGTATGCAATACCCGAAGCTGTTGGCGTGAGCAGCCAATCGTTGGAGAGGATATCTGCTATTGTTCGCGAAGCTATTGACACGCATGCTACACCCGGGTGCCAGGTGTTGATTGCAAAAAATGGAAAAGTAATATACGAGCGATCCTTCGGGTGGCACACCTATGACAATAATCAACCCGTAACCGATGAGACCATTTATGACCTGGCCTCAATGACCAAGGTGTTAGGAACGTTGCAGGCGGTAATGTTTTTATACGATCGCGGACTGATTGACATCAACCGAAAAGTATCTTACTATCTGCCCGAACTGCGAACAACCAACAAAAAGGATATAAACCTTAAGGATGTTCTGGCACACCAGGCAGGGTTGCTCGCCTTTGTTCCGTTGTGGCCTCAAACCATGAAAAACGAAAAGGAGTTTTTGCCTTACTACTACAATTCCAAACGCACAGAAAAATATTCCTTACAGGTTTCCCCAAATCTATTTGCAGCACCGGTTATCCGCGATTCCTTGTGGAAGTGGACTTTTGAATCACGCATGATTGAAAAAACCACACGCACACCCTACACGCTTCGTTATAGCGACATTGGCTTTTGGTTAATGCACCGGTTATCCGAAAAATTGCTCAATCAACCTATGGACGATTTCCTATGGCAAAATTTATATGAACCCATGGGAGCAAGTACCACAGGGTTCAATCCGTTAAATCGCTTTCCTCCATCGCGCATAGCCCCAACTGAATACGACAAAATCTTCCGAAAGGACATGATCCACGGTACCGTACACGATGAACGTGCCGCCATGATGGGCGGTGTTGCAGGCCATGCCGGATTATTCAGCACAGCGCACGATGTAGCCAAACTGGGGCAAATGCTGCTACAAAATGGATATTATGGCGGCCACCAATACCTGAAACCTGAAACGGTTGAATTATTTACCGCCAAACAATTTGAAAATAGCCGAAGGGGGCTGGGCTGGGATAAGCCCATCCAAAGTGATTGGGCAACGCCAACCTCCCTTTTCTCCTCGCCACGCACCTTCGGGCATACCGGTTTTACCGGCACATGCATTTGGATAGACCCCGAATTTGAACTGGTTTATGTTTTCCTGTCAAACCGGGTTTACCCTGACCGTAGTTCTAAACTAATTACGGCCAATATTCGTTCTCGGATACAAGACGTGATTTATCAATCAATTTTCGACTATTGTCAGTACCCAAACCCATTCCTGTGGAGCAGATCAAGATAG
- the mutL gene encoding DNA mismatch repair endonuclease MutL: MSDIIQLLPDSIANQIAAGEVVQRPASAVKELMENSLDAGATTIRLVVKDAGKALIQVIDNGTGMSETDARMSLERHATSKIRKAEDLFTLRTMGFRGEALASIAAVSQLEMKTRQAEKELGTLLIVEGSEVKRQEVVACDKGTSISVKNLFYNIPARRNFLKSNPVELKHIIDEFQRLALANPEVSLSLIQGDELIYDLPSGKLSYRIVNVFGKAYQEQLAPCTEETDYVKVTGYIGRPEFARKSRGEQFLFVNNRFIRSNYLHHAVMNAFEGLVTESSFPFYVLFIEIDPKHIDVNVHPTKTEIKFDDERAVYAVVRSAVRQALGANNLAPALDFAEDVNIIAKLSNTPTDAARDVYFEERFQTSLQRSNLQQWEKLFEGEGMSGLTSHRDLSANELEFLQAKQEENIAKTVYEPLFQLHNHYILRQVKNGLMLIHQQAAHERVLFEKFLHRLTSNTGESQQSLFPQTVSFQAADFALIMEMEQEIKALGFRFEVFGKNTVIIHGVPSGISSGNEKALFEGLIDQFKFNQSQLSLPLKENLARALAKRAALKIGDKLTAEEMKSLVESLLDCKAPGYSPDGETTYFILDLARIGMYFKP, from the coding sequence ATGTCTGATATTATTCAACTTTTACCCGATTCCATTGCTAACCAGATTGCTGCCGGTGAAGTAGTGCAACGACCTGCTTCTGCCGTTAAGGAGTTGATGGAAAATTCCCTTGATGCAGGGGCCACAACCATACGGTTGGTGGTGAAAGACGCGGGCAAGGCGCTGATCCAGGTGATTGATAATGGCACGGGCATGTCAGAAACAGATGCCCGCATGAGTTTGGAGCGGCACGCCACATCAAAAATCAGAAAGGCTGAAGACCTTTTTACACTGCGAACCATGGGCTTTCGCGGTGAAGCGTTGGCATCTATTGCAGCCGTTTCACAATTGGAAATGAAAACCCGCCAGGCCGAAAAGGAGTTGGGTACTTTGTTAATCGTGGAGGGCTCGGAAGTAAAGCGACAGGAGGTCGTAGCATGCGACAAGGGTACGAGCATAAGTGTCAAAAACCTGTTTTACAACATTCCCGCCAGGCGTAATTTTTTAAAATCCAATCCGGTTGAACTCAAGCACATCATTGATGAGTTTCAGCGACTGGCGTTGGCCAACCCCGAAGTTTCACTTTCGCTTATCCAGGGCGATGAGCTGATATATGATTTACCTTCCGGTAAACTCAGCTACCGTATCGTAAATGTGTTCGGCAAAGCCTACCAGGAGCAATTGGCTCCTTGCACGGAAGAAACAGACTATGTAAAAGTTACCGGATATATTGGCCGCCCGGAGTTTGCGCGTAAATCGCGTGGCGAGCAATTCCTGTTTGTGAACAATCGTTTTATCCGCAGCAACTACTTACATCATGCCGTTATGAATGCATTTGAAGGTTTGGTAACGGAGAGCTCTTTTCCTTTTTATGTTTTGTTTATTGAAATAGATCCAAAGCATATTGATGTCAATGTTCATCCTACCAAGACAGAAATAAAATTTGATGATGAGCGTGCCGTGTATGCTGTTGTTCGGTCGGCTGTTCGTCAGGCATTGGGCGCGAACAACCTTGCCCCTGCACTTGATTTTGCAGAAGATGTGAACATTATTGCCAAGTTGAGCAACACTCCCACCGATGCGGCCCGTGATGTTTACTTTGAAGAACGATTTCAAACCTCTCTTCAACGTTCCAACCTGCAACAATGGGAGAAGCTTTTTGAAGGAGAGGGAATGTCGGGGCTTACTTCGCACCGGGATTTATCGGCAAATGAACTTGAATTCTTGCAAGCAAAGCAGGAAGAGAATATTGCAAAAACAGTTTACGAGCCCCTATTTCAGTTACATAATCATTACATTCTTCGCCAGGTAAAAAACGGGTTGATGTTGATCCACCAGCAGGCTGCCCATGAGCGTGTTTTGTTCGAAAAATTTCTCCACCGGCTAACAAGCAATACAGGCGAGAGCCAGCAAAGCTTGTTTCCGCAAACGGTATCCTTCCAGGCGGCTGATTTTGCCCTGATCATGGAAATGGAGCAGGAGATAAAAGCGCTGGGCTTTCGCTTTGAGGTTTTTGGAAAAAACACGGTGATAATCCATGGTGTACCTTCTGGTATTTCTTCGGGTAACGAAAAGGCTTTGTTCGAGGGTTTGATCGATCAGTTTAAGTTTAACCAATCGCAGTTGTCGTTACCGTTAAAGGAAAACCTGGCCCGCGCCCTGGCCAAACGTGCTGCACTTAAAATCGGGGATAAGCTTACTGCAGAGGAAATGAAATCGTTGGTGGAGAGTTTATTAGACTGCAAGGCGCCCGGTTATTCGCCCGATGGGGAAACAACGTATTTTATTTTAGATTTGGCCAGGATTGGAATGTACTTCAAGCCATAA
- a CDS encoding rhomboid family intramembrane serine protease, with protein sequence MFNLTPVVRNLLMINAIVFIGQMVAPVIDVGGCFGVSMLYRQDAVTAYLALFNVRTACFQPYQLFTYMFAHGGFMHIFFNMLMLSFTGPILETFWGSKRFLLFYIITGVGAAAFSVLIDLFFGGGGGIMLGASGAIYGVLMGFGMLFPNMEVQLLIPPIPIKAKYLVFFLFGLTFIMDRSGNVAHFAHLGGIVVAFILIKIWRGQGGSYY encoded by the coding sequence ATGTTTAACCTTACCCCTGTTGTACGTAATTTGTTAATGATCAATGCCATTGTTTTTATCGGGCAAATGGTAGCGCCCGTTATTGATGTTGGCGGTTGCTTTGGTGTTTCCATGCTTTACCGGCAGGATGCTGTAACGGCTTACCTGGCTTTATTTAATGTGCGTACCGCTTGTTTTCAACCTTACCAGTTGTTTACCTATATGTTTGCTCATGGAGGATTTATGCATATATTTTTTAACATGCTGATGCTTTCTTTTACAGGGCCTATTCTGGAAACCTTCTGGGGGTCGAAACGGTTTTTATTATTTTACATTATTACCGGTGTTGGCGCGGCAGCTTTTAGTGTGTTGATTGACTTGTTTTTTGGCGGTGGTGGCGGAATAATGCTGGGGGCATCCGGTGCTATTTATGGAGTGTTGATGGGGTTTGGCATGTTGTTTCCTAATATGGAGGTGCAGTTGCTAATTCCGCCAATTCCCATTAAGGCCAAGTACCTTGTATTCTTTTTATTTGGATTAACGTTTATTATGGATCGAAGCGGAAACGTGGCTCATTTTGCTCACTTGGGTGGCATTGTAGTGGCGTTTATCCTCATCAAAATCTGGCGCGGCCAGGGCGGTTCATATTATTAG